From Candidatus Hydrogenedentota bacterium, a single genomic window includes:
- a CDS encoding HAMP domain-containing protein: protein MKLAFAPRSFRMRIMLLSVSISGAILLGFGWRTWHLLHGLTGLERLDGEMKALARNQLASPRRDGGWGAFEDSLQYLSSLDPSRAFAFVVVGRDGEERRRSATWPAALASGTILDAVALDAVPPMEPDFFRSPDFRGPPGPLDGPPDFNGFGPPDGPPEFMRPERGEPPAGGNPPRAPEASVPAPVPGFGLGDGPERASGYRQGQGPRSWPSERFPVKELLFQTRTAGDRSWRVAVLASPRDILVIAADLEPFFAETGALRDTFLAIFALAMVAIGAGGWFLAQRALKPVNALIAAAESITAQELERRLPEQGSSEEFDRLNRVFNSMLERLDRSFKQATRFSADAAHELKTPLTILQGQLNQALQEAPPGSPLQQKLGQLLEEVQRLTVIIRRLLLLSLADAGRLKVTLAPVALDSFVESIIEDVEILAPELEVKSELSPGIVVEADAALLQQAVQNLVNNAIKYNVPQGKIHFSLFRQAGKVRLTVANTSRGIAAEDRKRVFHRFYRGDPAHSREVDGLGLGLSLAREIVRSHHGKLWLADAPEGWVLFVLELPEARV from the coding sequence ATGAAGCTGGCTTTCGCGCCCCGGTCCTTCCGGATGCGCATCATGCTCCTTTCCGTGTCCATCTCGGGGGCGATCCTGCTCGGGTTTGGCTGGCGAACGTGGCACTTGCTGCACGGTCTCACCGGTCTGGAGCGGCTGGATGGGGAGATGAAAGCCCTGGCGCGCAATCAACTCGCATCGCCCCGACGCGATGGCGGCTGGGGCGCTTTTGAGGATTCACTCCAGTATCTTTCAAGCCTGGACCCATCCCGTGCCTTTGCGTTTGTGGTTGTCGGCCGGGACGGGGAAGAGCGTCGCCGCAGCGCGACCTGGCCCGCAGCGCTGGCTTCCGGCACGATACTCGACGCCGTAGCGCTGGATGCGGTGCCTCCGATGGAGCCGGATTTTTTTCGTTCACCCGATTTCAGGGGGCCGCCCGGGCCGCTCGACGGTCCACCCGATTTCAACGGCTTCGGCCCGCCGGATGGTCCGCCGGAGTTTATGCGACCGGAGCGGGGCGAGCCGCCAGCAGGGGGGAATCCGCCCCGCGCGCCTGAGGCTTCGGTACCGGCTCCGGTTCCGGGATTCGGTCTGGGCGACGGCCCGGAGCGCGCTTCGGGATACCGGCAGGGTCAGGGGCCCCGCTCCTGGCCATCGGAGCGATTTCCGGTCAAGGAGTTGCTTTTTCAGACGCGCACCGCGGGCGACCGGTCCTGGCGGGTGGCGGTGCTGGCCTCGCCGCGCGACATTCTGGTAATTGCGGCGGATCTGGAGCCTTTTTTTGCGGAAACCGGGGCGCTCCGCGACACCTTTCTCGCTATTTTTGCTCTGGCCATGGTGGCTATCGGCGCGGGGGGCTGGTTTCTTGCGCAACGCGCCCTGAAGCCGGTCAATGCGCTTATCGCTGCGGCGGAATCCATCACGGCGCAGGAATTGGAGCGGCGGCTTCCGGAGCAGGGCTCCTCGGAGGAGTTTGATCGGTTGAACCGCGTTTTCAACAGCATGCTTGAGCGCCTTGATCGCAGTTTCAAGCAGGCCACGCGCTTCAGCGCGGATGCGGCCCACGAATTGAAGACGCCATTGACCATTCTTCAGGGCCAGCTCAACCAGGCCTTGCAGGAGGCCCCGCCCGGTTCCCCGTTGCAGCAGAAGCTGGGGCAGTTGCTGGAGGAAGTGCAGCGGCTCACGGTCATAATTCGCCGCCTGTTGCTCCTGTCTCTGGCCGATGCGGGGCGACTCAAGGTCACCCTGGCTCCGGTGGCGCTGGATAGTTTCGTGGAGTCGATAATCGAGGATGTGGAGATTCTGGCGCCCGAGTTGGAGGTGAAGAGCGAGCTGAGCCCGGGAATTGTGGTCGAGGCCGATGCGGCCCTGTTGCAGCAGGCGGTTCAGAATCTGGTGAATAACGCCATCAAGTACAATGTGCCCCAGGGCAAGATTCATTTCAGCCTCTTTCGCCAGGCGGGCAAGGTGCGCCTTACGGTGGCCAACACGAGCCGGGGGATTGCGGCGGAAGACCGGAAGCGCGTGTTTCACCGTTTCTATCGCGGCGACCCGGCCCACTCGCGCGAGGTGGATGGTCTGGGGCTGGGGTTGAGCCTGGCGCGGGAGATAGTGCGATCGCACCATGGCAAACTCTGGCTGGCGGATGCTCCGGAGGGATGGGTACTATTCGTACTCGAATTGCCCGAGGCGCGGGTATAG
- a CDS encoding response regulator transcription factor, giving the protein MKILLVEDEKQIADFAKKGLTEQGFLVEHCAHGDEALGLMLSQPYDAVVLDIMLPGRDGLSILKQFRKKGHGTPVILLTARSELDERIEGLNTGADDYLTKPFYVEELAARLHAVRRRASDEGVSLLRSGEVTINLITREVKSAGVVVKLTAREFSLLEYLMRSPGRVYTRTQMIEHVWGYDFDPNTNLVDVHIQRLRKKLGGDGAFIETIRGVGYRVRKEGE; this is encoded by the coding sequence ATGAAGATTCTCCTCGTTGAAGATGAAAAACAGATTGCCGATTTCGCGAAGAAAGGCCTGACCGAGCAGGGCTTTCTGGTGGAGCATTGCGCACATGGCGATGAGGCCCTGGGGCTCATGCTTTCCCAGCCCTACGATGCGGTTGTGCTGGATATCATGCTCCCGGGCCGCGATGGTCTGAGCATTCTGAAGCAGTTCCGGAAGAAGGGGCACGGCACGCCCGTGATCCTGTTGACGGCCCGTTCCGAGCTGGACGAGCGCATCGAAGGGCTCAATACCGGTGCGGACGACTACCTGACGAAGCCTTTCTATGTGGAGGAGCTGGCGGCGCGGCTGCACGCCGTGAGGCGCCGCGCGTCGGACGAAGGCGTGAGTTTGCTCCGTTCGGGGGAGGTGACCATCAATCTGATTACGCGGGAGGTGAAATCCGCCGGAGTGGTGGTCAAGCTCACGGCCCGGGAATTCAGCCTGTTGGAATACCTCATGCGCAGCCCCGGCCGCGTGTACACGCGCACCCAGATGATCGAGCATGTCTGGGGCTACGATTTTGATCCGAACACGAATCTGGTGGATGTGCACATTCAGCGCCTCCGGAAGAAGCTCGGCGGCGACGGCGCGTTCATCGAGACCATACGGGGTGTGGGCTATCGGGTGCGGAAGGAAGGGGAATGA
- a CDS encoding carbohydrate kinase — protein sequence MAETQPLFVVGLGEVQWDVLPDGRQLGGAPANVVYHAQALGAKGVIASSVGQDSAGRELLDAMSQAGLSIGVVHLDAARPTAEVRIELDSHGTPTYEVPDLAAWDNLPFRTECVKLARKADAICFGTLASRNPDSRGCILQFLESVMPGCLRVLDVNLRQKVYSRTLIQDLLEHAEVLKLNEDELPVVSSLLNIGGSTKERMESLMDKFALGAVAVTRGARGSVLMTPDHLEVHHGVRAEAVENTLGASDAFTATLVMGLLQGWPLGEISERANELASHVCTSRSSMPHRASHARFAFEPAAELYPRLGQFEYE from the coding sequence ATGGCGGAAACGCAACCTTTGTTTGTTGTCGGGCTGGGAGAAGTGCAGTGGGATGTATTGCCGGATGGCCGGCAACTGGGCGGGGCACCCGCCAACGTCGTATATCATGCACAGGCCCTCGGCGCAAAGGGTGTCATCGCGTCCAGTGTGGGACAGGACAGCGCCGGTCGCGAATTGCTCGACGCCATGTCCCAGGCCGGATTGTCCATCGGCGTGGTCCATCTGGATGCGGCCCGACCCACCGCCGAGGTGAGGATTGAACTGGACAGCCACGGCACACCGACCTACGAGGTGCCCGATCTCGCCGCCTGGGACAACCTGCCCTTCCGCACGGAGTGCGTGAAACTGGCCCGCAAGGCCGACGCCATCTGCTTCGGTACCCTCGCATCACGCAATCCCGACAGCCGGGGCTGCATCCTTCAGTTTCTCGAATCCGTCATGCCCGGTTGCCTGCGGGTGCTCGACGTCAACCTCCGGCAGAAGGTCTACTCACGCACCCTGATACAGGACCTGCTCGAACACGCGGAAGTACTCAAGCTGAACGAGGATGAATTGCCCGTCGTTTCGTCCCTCCTGAACATCGGCGGCTCCACCAAAGAACGCATGGAATCGTTGATGGACAAGTTTGCCCTCGGCGCCGTCGCCGTCACCCGAGGCGCGCGCGGCAGCGTCCTCATGACGCCGGACCACCTCGAAGTCCACCACGGCGTACGCGCGGAGGCCGTAGAGAATACCCTGGGCGCGAGCGACGCCTTCACCGCCACGCTCGTCATGGGGCTGCTTCAGGGCTGGCCGCTCGGGGAAATCAGCGAGCGGGCCAACGAGCTTGCGAGCCACGTATGCACGTCGCGCTCGTCCATGCCCCACCGCGCCTCCCACGCCCGGTTCGCCTTCGAGCCCGCCGCGGAACTATACCCGCGCCTCGGGCAATTCGAGTACGAATAG
- a CDS encoding glycosyltransferase — protein MPQISAVLIVKNEAPRLASCLEALRNLADEIIVADTGSSDDTLALARQFTPHCHEIPWENDFAAARNRAIAFAKGPWILSIDADEVVADPERARDLLEEFIHHQPAGATGTIQHRSPTGTGANQTIVTGTVERFFEKAAYRFSGIIHEQLVAINGPRGPVASTGVVVAHSGYEHREEDPDHKGLRNLPLLRQAATTHPGDAYYPYQLGRTLFTLKRYPEAIAAFEAALRDIDFAQTAPAYRNGAPVGRETLTTLLTSLTYALANSGRLNDAENLLTDHIALNHHGTHWADFYHACGYVALMLGDIERAKAAYTESMRRGPVREDVAGTGSYASAYHLGLLAEAEGDLPGAIGHYATALQFKPDHRVTLDRYIDFMVEQQFGVAPNIQAHASPEAFHAAALRRLKSRLEADDKTGADFLITTIGLLTFTNKRFANDLLEQCQQLRMRYGQA, from the coding sequence ATGCCCCAAATCAGTGCCGTGCTTATCGTAAAAAACGAAGCGCCCCGACTCGCTTCGTGCCTGGAGGCCCTTCGCAACCTGGCCGATGAGATCATCGTGGCCGACACAGGCTCTTCCGACGACACCCTGGCGCTCGCCCGCCAGTTCACGCCCCACTGCCATGAAATCCCCTGGGAAAACGACTTCGCCGCGGCGCGCAATCGCGCCATCGCCTTCGCAAAAGGGCCCTGGATCCTCTCCATCGACGCGGATGAAGTCGTGGCGGATCCCGAACGCGCGCGCGACCTCCTGGAAGAATTCATCCACCACCAACCGGCCGGCGCGACCGGCACGATCCAGCACCGCAGCCCCACCGGCACCGGCGCGAACCAGACCATTGTTACGGGCACCGTGGAACGCTTCTTCGAAAAAGCGGCCTATCGATTCAGCGGCATCATCCACGAGCAACTCGTGGCAATCAACGGACCGCGCGGCCCCGTCGCCTCCACCGGCGTCGTGGTGGCCCACTCGGGTTATGAGCATCGCGAAGAAGACCCCGACCATAAAGGGCTCCGCAATCTGCCCCTGCTCCGGCAGGCCGCCACCACCCACCCGGGCGACGCCTATTACCCCTATCAGCTTGGACGCACTCTCTTCACGTTAAAGCGCTACCCCGAAGCCATTGCGGCATTCGAAGCGGCCCTGCGCGACATCGATTTCGCGCAGACCGCGCCCGCATACCGAAATGGCGCGCCCGTCGGCCGCGAGACCCTCACCACGCTCCTCACCAGCCTGACCTACGCCCTCGCCAATTCCGGGCGCCTGAACGACGCCGAAAACCTGCTTACGGATCACATAGCCCTCAACCACCACGGCACCCACTGGGCCGATTTCTACCACGCCTGCGGCTACGTCGCCCTCATGCTCGGGGATATCGAGCGGGCAAAGGCCGCCTACACCGAGTCCATGCGCCGCGGCCCGGTCCGCGAGGACGTCGCCGGCACGGGAAGCTACGCAAGCGCCTACCACCTCGGCCTGCTGGCCGAGGCGGAGGGAGACCTCCCCGGCGCCATCGGACACTACGCCACCGCGCTCCAGTTTAAACCCGACCACCGGGTCACCCTCGACCGCTACATCGACTTCATGGTCGAGCAGCAGTTCGGCGTCGCCCCCAACATCCAGGCGCACGCCAGCCCCGAGGCCTTTCACGCCGCCGCCCTGCGACGGCTCAAGTCGCGCCTGGAGGCCGATGACAAGACCGGCGCGGATTTCCTCATCACCACCATCGGCCTGCTGACCTTCACCAACAAACGCTTCGCCAATGACCTCCTGGAGCAATGCCAGCAACTCCGGATGCGGTACGGGCAAGCTTGA
- a CDS encoding sugar ABC transporter ATP-binding protein, with the protein MTDPGPLLRVSNLCKHFPGVKALDGVSLDLYPGEVLAVIGENGAGKSTLMKILAGIQRPDSGAIHMDGKPVQIDSIRDATALGISLIHQELNLADNLDVGSNIFLGREPHRWGVVRRAAIHRDAAEYLRRVGLNCSPRTLVSRLSVGQQQMVEIAKALSVQSRILIMDEPTSSLSQHETDHLYKVIRDLRAQGASIIYISHRLGEVTELADRVEVLRDGRNAGALAKEEIGHDRMVKLMVGREFSTDREYKTRALGEEVLRVGDLATPAYPARRVSFSVRAGEIVGVGGLVGAGRSELLQTLFGVTPPLAGQVTVAGKPVSLNSPIDAIREGMALVPEDRKQQGLILEMAVRANCSLASLKRDQRKGLLNRAKECAISREMVEALRIKTPSDRQIVQLLSGGNQQKVVLGKWLAMKPRILLLDEPTRGIDVGAKREIYQLMERLAEEGVAIIFVSSEMEEILHLPDRALIMHEGALTGELAHGELNEEAVMHLATGSPKVA; encoded by the coding sequence ATGACCGATCCCGGGCCCCTGCTTCGCGTTTCCAATCTGTGCAAACACTTTCCCGGCGTCAAGGCGCTCGACGGCGTCTCCCTCGACCTCTATCCCGGCGAAGTCCTCGCCGTAATCGGCGAGAATGGCGCGGGCAAGAGCACGCTTATGAAGATCCTCGCCGGCATCCAGCGGCCCGACAGCGGCGCAATCCATATGGACGGAAAGCCCGTGCAGATTGATTCCATCCGGGACGCCACCGCGCTGGGCATTTCCCTGATTCATCAGGAGTTGAACCTGGCCGACAATCTCGACGTCGGTTCCAACATTTTCCTCGGCCGCGAGCCCCATCGCTGGGGCGTTGTCCGGCGCGCCGCCATACATCGCGACGCGGCGGAGTACCTGCGGCGTGTAGGCCTGAACTGCTCGCCGCGCACCCTGGTAAGCCGACTTTCCGTCGGCCAGCAACAGATGGTGGAAATCGCCAAGGCCCTCTCCGTCCAGAGCCGCATTCTCATCATGGACGAGCCCACCTCCAGCCTGTCGCAGCACGAAACAGACCACCTCTACAAGGTCATCCGCGATCTGCGCGCACAGGGAGCCAGCATCATCTATATCTCCCACCGCCTGGGCGAAGTAACGGAACTCGCCGACCGCGTGGAGGTCCTGCGAGACGGCAGGAACGCCGGCGCCCTGGCGAAAGAAGAGATCGGCCACGACCGCATGGTCAAGCTCATGGTCGGGCGCGAATTCTCTACCGACCGCGAATACAAGACCCGCGCGCTGGGCGAAGAAGTCCTCCGCGTTGGCGATCTCGCCACGCCGGCCTATCCCGCGCGCCGCGTGTCCTTCTCCGTCCGCGCGGGCGAAATTGTGGGCGTCGGCGGACTCGTGGGCGCGGGCCGCTCGGAGTTGCTCCAGACCCTCTTCGGCGTCACGCCGCCTCTGGCGGGCCAGGTAACCGTGGCGGGCAAGCCCGTAAGTCTGAACAGCCCCATCGACGCCATACGCGAGGGCATGGCCCTGGTCCCGGAAGACCGCAAGCAGCAGGGGCTCATCCTGGAGATGGCCGTGCGCGCCAATTGCAGTCTGGCCAGCCTCAAGCGCGATCAACGCAAAGGTCTGCTCAACCGTGCGAAAGAGTGCGCCATCAGTCGCGAAATGGTCGAGGCCCTGCGCATCAAGACGCCGAGCGACCGCCAGATCGTGCAATTGCTCTCCGGCGGCAACCAGCAGAAAGTCGTACTCGGCAAGTGGCTCGCCATGAAGCCCCGTATCCTGTTGCTGGACGAGCCGACGCGCGGTATCGACGTGGGCGCGAAGCGGGAAATTTATCAACTCATGGAACGTCTCGCCGAAGAGGGCGTGGCGATTATTTTTGTCTCCAGCGAGATGGAGGAAATCCTCCACCTGCCGGACCGCGCCCTGATCATGCACGAAGGCGCCCTCACCGGCGAACTCGCCCACGGCGAATTGAACGAAGAAGCCGTAATGCACCTGGCCACGGGAAGCCCGAAAGTCGCGTGA
- a CDS encoding sulfatase: MNPNHSRRAFLRHTTLGTLALAGLTAARAQDAPAQRPNIVWIYSDDHAQAAVSAYGGRLAEIAPTPNIDRIAGGGVRFNNSFVTNSICGPCRAVILTGKHSHLNGFRDNASTFDGAQQTFPKLLQQNGYQTALFGKWHLVSEPTGFDAWEVLPGQGHYYNPDFITPSGKIREPGYVTDITTDKALNWLEAERDQSKPFMLMIQHKAPHREWEPGPKHLSLFEDVEFPEPDNLFDTYENRGSAAKLQDMSIEKTMTLDSDLKVWPDNAESDPKLKGRWNNAIGRMNPEQRAAWDAVYGPRNKAFREANLSGKDLVRWKYQQYMKDYLRCVRAVDDNVGRVLDYLKEKGLDRNTIVFYSSDQSFYLGEHGWFDKRFMYEESLRTPLLAMGPGIAPGSTCDAMVQNLDMAQTFLALTGTPDPGDMQGASLAPLLQGEQPAAWRDALYYHYYEGEGKVHNVYRHYGVRTERFKLIHFHTLNEWEFYDLKTDPAEMQNQYGNPEYAETIKALTEKLAVLRAQYSVPESEGI; this comes from the coding sequence ATGAATCCAAACCACAGCCGCCGCGCCTTCCTGCGCCACACCACCCTCGGTACCCTGGCCCTCGCAGGCCTCACCGCGGCCCGCGCCCAGGACGCCCCCGCGCAGCGCCCCAACATTGTCTGGATCTATAGCGACGACCACGCCCAGGCCGCCGTAAGCGCCTATGGCGGACGCCTCGCCGAGATCGCGCCGACACCGAACATCGACCGCATCGCCGGCGGCGGCGTGCGCTTCAACAACAGCTTCGTCACCAATTCCATCTGCGGGCCATGCCGCGCCGTGATCCTCACCGGCAAACACAGTCACCTCAATGGCTTCCGCGACAACGCAAGCACCTTCGATGGCGCGCAGCAGACCTTCCCGAAGCTGCTGCAACAGAACGGCTATCAAACCGCCCTCTTTGGCAAGTGGCACCTGGTATCCGAGCCCACCGGCTTCGACGCCTGGGAGGTGCTTCCCGGCCAGGGCCACTACTACAATCCCGATTTCATCACCCCGTCGGGCAAAATCCGGGAACCGGGCTACGTCACCGACATCACGACCGACAAGGCGTTGAACTGGCTGGAGGCGGAGCGCGACCAAAGCAAGCCCTTCATGCTGATGATTCAGCACAAGGCGCCACACCGCGAATGGGAGCCCGGCCCGAAGCACCTTAGCCTCTTCGAAGACGTGGAATTCCCCGAGCCGGACAACCTCTTTGACACCTATGAAAACCGGGGCTCCGCCGCGAAGTTGCAGGACATGTCCATCGAGAAGACCATGACCCTCGATTCGGATTTGAAGGTCTGGCCCGACAATGCGGAGTCCGACCCGAAATTGAAGGGCCGCTGGAATAACGCCATCGGCCGCATGAACCCCGAGCAGCGCGCCGCGTGGGACGCCGTCTATGGACCCCGAAACAAAGCCTTCCGCGAGGCCAACCTGTCGGGCAAGGATCTCGTGCGCTGGAAGTATCAGCAGTATATGAAGGACTACCTGCGCTGCGTGCGCGCCGTGGACGACAACGTGGGCCGCGTGCTGGATTATCTCAAGGAAAAGGGCCTGGACCGGAATACCATTGTGTTTTATTCCTCAGACCAGAGCTTCTACCTGGGCGAGCACGGCTGGTTCGACAAACGCTTCATGTACGAAGAATCCCTGCGCACGCCGCTCCTCGCCATGGGCCCCGGCATCGCGCCCGGCTCCACCTGCGACGCCATGGTGCAAAACCTCGACATGGCCCAGACCTTTCTCGCCCTGACGGGCACCCCCGATCCCGGCGACATGCAGGGGGCCAGCCTGGCCCCCCTCCTTCAAGGAGAGCAACCCGCCGCATGGCGCGACGCCCTCTACTATCATTACTACGAGGGTGAGGGAAAGGTGCACAACGTCTACCGCCACTACGGCGTGCGCACCGAGCGCTTCAAGCTGATCCACTTCCACACCTTGAACGAGTGGGAGTTCTACGACCTGAAAACCGACCCCGCCGAGATGCAAAACCAGTACGGCAACCCCGAATACGCGGAGACGATTAAAGCACTCACCGAGAAACTGGCGGTGCTCCGCGCCCAATATTCCGTGCCAGAGAGCGAAGGGATTTAG
- a CDS encoding carbon-nitrogen hydrolase family protein: protein MASIRVTGIQMAVGATKGENLPKILEHIKNSDCDIIVFPEMSLTGYNNDFSDTKTLEAWQQIATACRQSYVAAIIGTGARADGHTYIQSRIYTDHGELLGTQEKLIPTEKDRAWCRPGEELRVFNYRDLDFGCLICNDLWVTPGLGTYPDHRLSHQLRQKGAQVIFHSVNSGCDPFYTEFHMANLKLRARESARHIITVNAASLNGPINSPSGVVSPEGEWLVRCNPQGEQSFTFEIDPDTL, encoded by the coding sequence ATGGCATCAATTCGGGTTACAGGTATTCAGATGGCGGTGGGCGCGACCAAAGGAGAGAATCTGCCCAAAATACTGGAGCACATCAAAAACAGCGACTGCGACATCATCGTTTTCCCCGAAATGAGTCTCACGGGGTACAACAACGACTTCAGCGACACGAAGACGCTGGAGGCCTGGCAGCAGATCGCCACCGCGTGCCGCCAGTCCTATGTGGCGGCCATCATCGGCACCGGCGCCCGCGCGGATGGACACACCTACATCCAGTCGCGAATCTATACGGACCACGGCGAACTCCTCGGCACCCAGGAGAAGCTGATTCCCACCGAAAAAGACCGCGCCTGGTGCCGTCCCGGCGAGGAACTCCGGGTCTTCAATTACCGCGACCTGGACTTCGGCTGCCTCATCTGCAATGACCTCTGGGTCACGCCCGGCCTGGGGACCTACCCCGATCACCGCCTGTCCCATCAGTTGCGCCAGAAGGGCGCCCAGGTTATTTTCCACAGCGTCAATTCCGGGTGCGACCCCTTCTACACCGAATTCCACATGGCCAACTTGAAGCTTCGCGCGCGGGAAAGCGCGCGCCACATCATCACGGTGAACGCGGCCAGCTTGAACGGCCCCATCAACTCGCCCAGCGGCGTCGTTTCGCCCGAAGGCGAGTGGCTCGTGCGCTGCAACCCCCAGGGTGAGCAAAGCTTCACCTTCGAGATCGACCCCGACACCTTGTAG
- a CDS encoding glucose 1-dehydrogenase, with the protein MTSFQLTNKVILVNGGSRGIGEAFAREFARRGATVIVTSRKQDGVDAVVEAIKAEGGKAAGKACHTGDPAQIDALFEWVEAEFGRLDGLVNNAATNPYFGPFIEAPESAFDKTFEVNVKGYFMMAQRACRLMVKCGGGSIVNIASIEGISPSPMMAIYSMSKAAVIMMTKTIAKEMGGAGVRCNCICPGLTETKFAKVLIDTPEIREAQVGKTPLARHAQPEEMAGAAVYLLSDAASFTTGAILTVDGGAVI; encoded by the coding sequence ATGACCTCCTTCCAGCTCACCAACAAAGTCATCCTCGTCAACGGCGGCAGCCGCGGTATCGGCGAGGCCTTCGCCCGGGAATTCGCGCGGCGCGGCGCAACCGTCATCGTAACCTCGCGCAAGCAGGACGGCGTGGACGCCGTCGTCGAAGCCATCAAGGCCGAAGGCGGAAAAGCCGCAGGGAAAGCCTGCCACACGGGCGACCCCGCACAGATCGACGCCCTCTTCGAATGGGTCGAAGCGGAATTCGGCCGCCTCGACGGACTGGTGAACAATGCCGCCACCAACCCCTACTTCGGCCCCTTCATCGAAGCGCCCGAATCCGCCTTCGACAAGACCTTCGAGGTCAACGTGAAGGGCTATTTCATGATGGCCCAGCGCGCCTGTCGCCTCATGGTCAAGTGTGGCGGCGGCTCCATCGTGAACATTGCCTCCATCGAAGGCATCAGCCCCTCCCCAATGATGGCCATCTACTCCATGAGCAAGGCCGCCGTCATCATGATGACCAAAACCATTGCCAAAGAAATGGGTGGTGCGGGCGTCCGCTGCAATTGCATCTGCCCCGGTCTCACCGAAACCAAATTCGCGAAAGTGCTCATCGACACGCCCGAAATTCGCGAGGCCCAGGTGGGTAAGACACCCCTCGCGCGCCACGCCCAGCCCGAAGAAATGGCGGGCGCGGCGGTTTATCTGCTCTCCGACGCGGCCAGCTTCACCACCGGCGCAATCCTCACGGTGGACGGGGGTGCGGTGATTTGA
- a CDS encoding ABC transporter permease, whose amino-acid sequence MKKTLGILGLLIVVCLFTAANSPNFLSAYNMQNTFRWIGLFGIIGVGVSLVIVTGGIDLSIGSVVGLSGSLLAFLLTTKGLSPWLVIPMILIGSAGIGLVHGLLITKVRLQPFVVTLCSLLFCRGIARYMTGDQSVGFGSDFKGLRFLSDGALPITGTFSLPVPFINMIFVALAAGFLLQYTIYGRYLFALGRNEEAARYSGINTARVTVAAYVFCSLCAGFSGIVFALDLNTVQPAGMGEFYELYAIAAAVLGGFSLRGGEGAILGVIIGTAVLRVLQNAITILGFPSELEFAIIGAVLLAGVIADEFFKRFMAKKRARVAI is encoded by the coding sequence ATGAAAAAAACACTGGGCATCCTCGGCCTCTTGATTGTCGTCTGCCTGTTCACGGCGGCCAACAGCCCCAACTTTCTCTCCGCCTACAACATGCAGAACACCTTCCGCTGGATCGGCCTCTTCGGCATTATCGGCGTGGGCGTGTCACTCGTCATTGTGACCGGCGGCATCGATCTTTCCATCGGCTCCGTCGTCGGCCTCTCCGGTTCACTCCTCGCATTCCTGCTCACGACCAAAGGGCTCTCCCCCTGGCTCGTTATCCCCATGATCCTCATCGGCTCCGCCGGCATCGGACTCGTACACGGACTCCTGATCACCAAGGTAAGGCTCCAGCCCTTCGTGGTCACGCTGTGCAGCCTGCTCTTCTGTCGCGGCATCGCACGCTACATGACCGGCGACCAGAGCGTGGGCTTCGGCTCCGATTTCAAAGGGCTCCGATTTCTATCCGACGGCGCGCTGCCCATCACCGGCACATTCTCCCTCCCCGTACCCTTCATCAACATGATCTTCGTCGCACTCGCCGCCGGGTTCCTCCTCCAATACACCATCTACGGACGCTACCTCTTCGCCCTCGGCCGCAATGAAGAAGCCGCGCGCTACAGCGGGATTAACACTGCCAGAGTCACGGTCGCCGCCTATGTCTTCTGCTCCCTCTGCGCGGGCTTCAGCGGCATCGTCTTCGCCCTCGATCTCAACACCGTGCAACCCGCCGGCATGGGCGAGTTCTACGAGCTCTACGCCATCGCCGCCGCCGTCCTCGGCGGCTTCAGCCTCCGCGGCGGCGAAGGCGCGATCCTCGGCGTCATCATCGGCACCGCCGTGCTCCGCGTCCTCCAGAACGCCATCACCATCCTGGGCTTCCCCTCGGAGTTGGAGTTCGCCATCATCGGCGCAGTCCTCCTCGCCGGCGTGATTGCCGACGAATTCTTCAAACGATTTATGGCGAAGAAGCGGGCGAGAGTCGCAATTTGA